From Fundulus heteroclitus isolate FHET01 chromosome 5, MU-UCD_Fhet_4.1, whole genome shotgun sequence, a single genomic window includes:
- the plk1 gene encoding serine/threonine-protein kinase PLK1, with protein sequence MSAGVARPAPVSVHSDPKSAPLKEIPDTLVDPRTTKSYTRGRFLGKGGFAKCYEITDVETKQVFAGKIVPKALILKQHQREKMTSEIAIHKSLNHANVVGFHGFFENDDFVFVVLEICRRRSLLELHKRRKAVTEPEARYYMTHLLNGVQYLHNNKVIHRDLKLGNIFLNDDMEVKIGDFGLATKIQFDGERKKTLCGTPNYIAPEVLCKKGHSYEVDVWSLGCILYTLLVGKPPFETSCLKETYSRIKKNNYVIPWHINPVAASLIKRMLHADPTQRPTVAQLQEDEFFTSGYIPLRLPTTCLTVAPRFSIAPSTAAELGLRRPLTALNNKGGTENIEGKSEPMPKEAEPSENHLKDMLQQLNSIMASKPSEKTLIRQEEAEDPACIPIFWISKWVDYSDKYGLGYQLCDNSVGVLFNDYTRLIMYADGDSLQYIDKTAAESYLSVRSFPAALNKKITLLKYFRNYMSEHLLKAGANVARRDGDELARLPYLSMWFRTKSAIVLHLSNGTVQINFFQDHTKLILCPLMAAVTYIDEKRDFRTYKLSLLEEFGCCKELASRMRYAKLMVEKLLDNKSSAAQ encoded by the exons ATGAGTGCTGGTGTTGCGAGGCCAGCGCCCGTATCGGTACATTCCGATCCGAAGTCGGCGCCTCTGAAGGAGATCCCAGACACCCTGGTCGATCCCCGCACCACGAAGAGCTACACGAGAGGACGGTTCCTGGGAAAGGGGGGCTTCGCTAAATGCTACGAAATCACAGACGTGGAGACGAAGCAGGTATTCGCCGGGAAAATCGTGCCCAAAGCGCTGATTTTGAAGCAGCACCAGAGGGAGAAGATGACGTCTGAAATCGCCATTCACAAGAGCCTCAACCACGCGAACGTCGTGGGCTTCCACGGCTTCTTTGAGAACGACGACTTCGTCTTTGTGGTCCTGGAAATCTGCAGGAGAAGG TCCCTGCTGGAGCTGCACAAGCGCCGTAAGGCTGTCACGGAGCCAGAGGCCCGGTACTACATGACCCACTTGCTGAACGGGGTCCAGTACCTGCACAACAACAAAGTCATTCACCGAGACCTGAAGCTGGGAAACATCTTCCTCAACGATGACATGGAAGTCAAGATAG gGGACTTTGGTTTGGCCACTAAGATCCAGTTTGACGGCGAACGGAAGAAGACGTTGTGCGGAACGCCCAACTACATCGCACCAGAAGTGCTCTGTAAAAAAGGCCACAGTTATGAAGTAGACGTCTGGTCGCTTGGCTGCATACT GTACACTTTGCTGGTGGGTAAGCCCCCGTTTGAGACGTCCTGTCTGAAGGAAACCTACAGCCGCATCAAGAAAAACAACTATGTCATCCCCTGG CACATCAACCCAGTTGCGGCGTCGCTCATCAAGAGGATGCTGCACGCCGATCCTACTCAGAGGCCCACTGTGGCACAGCTGCAGGAGGACGAATTCTTCACGTCAGGCTACATCCCGCTGCGCCTGCCCACCACATGCCTCACTGTGGCCCCACGCTTCTCCATCGCGCCCTCCACCGCTGCAGAGCTCGGCCTGCGCCGTCCCCTCACCGCTTTGAACAACAAGG gtgGGACAGAGAATATAGAGGGGAAAAGTGAGCCCATGCCAAA GGAGGCTGAACCGTCAGAAAACCACCTGAAGGACATGCTGCAGCAGCTCAACAGCATCATGGCCTCCAAGCCGTCGGAGAAGACGCTCATCCGGCAAG aggAAGCTGAGGATCCCGCATGTATTCCCATCTTCTGGATCAGCAAATGGGTTGACTACTCAGACAAATATGGACTGG GCTACCAGCTGTGTGACAACAGTGTGGGCGTTCTCTTCAACGATTACACCCGCCTCATCATGTACGCGGACGGAGACAGCCTGCAGTACATCGACAAGACGGCCGCCGAGTCCTACCTGAGCGTCCGCTCATTCCCCGCTGCTCTCAACAAGAAG atcACGTTGCTTAAATACTTCCGTAACTACATGAGCGAGCACCTGCTGAAAGCCGGCGCCAACGTGGCGCGGCGGGACGGCGACGAGCTGGCGCGGCTGCCGTACCTCTCCATGTGGTTCAGAACGAAGAGCGCCATCGTCCTGCACCTCAGCAACGGCACGGTCCAGATCAACTTCTTCcag gaccACACCAAGCTGATCCTGTGCCCGCTGATGGCCGCCGTCACCTACATCGACGAGAAGCGGGACTTCCGCACCTACAAGCTGTCGCTGCTGGAGGAGTTCGGCTGCTGCAAGGAGCTGGCCAGCCGCATGCGCTACGCCAAGCTCATGGTGGAGAAACTGCTGGACAACAAGTCCTCTGCTGCGCAGTAG